The following proteins are co-located in the Mus caroli chromosome 7, CAROLI_EIJ_v1.1, whole genome shotgun sequence genome:
- the Nkpd1 gene encoding NTPase KAP family P-loop domain-containing protein 1 isoform X1, with amino-acid sequence MQKNYNVHFTKNARTPNERYFLDPELGHQKDILTEDDVYCSCLAKTLCHVPVPVTVGFYAPFGCRLHLMLDKITTLMQQEAAQRESEELQRVQWQPRRVRGWGVPKLLWFLVFLQPVITELHLRRRNVRFLFIRFSAWQYAGTDKLWAGLVTTLCEGIRHHYGALPFSVYSVLGNKPCGPRDGLCQREWHCRRRVCLALLALLAALCLGVGLLYLSLGGHAPGHGERGVLKALGGAATTLSGSGLLMAVYSVGKHLFVSQRKKIERLVSREKFGSQLGFMCEVKKEVELLTDFLCFLEIYQRRRLRVVLEVTGLDTCYPERVVGVLNAINTLLSDSHAPFIFILVVDPSILAACLESAGNMKGTADNGYLFLNRTVTLPFSVPVMGRRTKLQFLHDAVRSRDDLLFRELTIKLQPQSPGNLGAGEGTQLLAVETQEDAERTQGRVDAEAARRIQEALCCLHDEGDCLYEYVPDNVVSMRRIVNTVPITVRLLQQQQHQQPDRVGPTPRHAVAWVVLANQWPCRLSWVLQCLEDRQQAGGAPEGRALLWDVFCDNSRELHTMTKALQNVLDLDGDPELFERFLGTDFPFTVAEAQSLLRCTVNLDHSIRRRMGLIRAVSALKPPSPPKSPSQDGPQASSRAIIAAGTSHAGQGSGHSKEAHQTRDRTHGGKPRPMA; translated from the exons ACATCCTGACAGAGGATGATGTCTACTGCAGCTGTCTGGCTAAAACTCTGTGTCACGTGCCCGTGCCTGTGACGGTGGGTTTCTATGCTCCCTTCGGCTGCCGTCTTCACTTGATGTTGGATAAAATCACGA CGCTGATGCAGCAGGAGGCCGCGCAGCGGGAGAGCGAGGAGCTGCAGCGCGTGCAGTGGCAGCCACGTCGCGTGCGCGGCTGGGGCGTCCCGAAGCTGCTGTGGTTCCTGGTGTTTCTGCAGCCGGTGATCACGGAGCTGCACCTGCGGCGCAGGAATGTGCGCTTCCTGTTCATCCGCTTCAGCGCCTGGCAGTACGCGGGCACCGACAAGCTGTGGGCCGGGCTGGTGACCACGCTGTGCGAGGGCATCCGCCACCACTACGGCGCGCTGCCCTTTAGCGTGTACTCGGTGCTGGGCAACAAGCCCTGTGGCCCGCGCGATGGCCTCTGCCAACGTGAGTGGCACTGCCGACGTCGCGTGTGCCTGGCGCTGCTGGCGCTGCTGGCCGCGCTGTGCCTGGGTGTGGGGCTGCTGTACCTGTCGCTGGGAGGCCACGCGCCGGGTCACGGAGAGCGTGGCGTGCTCAAAGCACTGGGCGGCGCGGCCACCACGCTGTCCGGCTCAGGGCTGCTCATGGCCGTGTACTCCGTGGGCAAGCATCTGTTCGTGAGCCAGCGCAAGAAGATCGAGCGCCTGGTGTCGCGTGAGAAGTTCGGCAGCCAGTTGGGCTTCATGTGCGAGGTGAAGAAGGAGGTGGAACTGCTCACGGATTTCCTGTGCTTCCTGGAGATCTACCAGCGACGCCGGCTACGTGTGGTCCTCGAGGTCACTGGGTTGGACACGTGCTACCCGGAGCGCGTGGTGGGCGTGCTAAACGCCATCAACACTCTGCTGTCCGACAGCCACGCTCCCTTCATCTTCATCCTGGTGGTGGACCCCAGCATTCTGGCCGCGTGCCTGGAGAGCGCGGGTAACATGAAGGGCACAGCGGACAACGGCTACCTGTTCCTCAACCGCACAGTCACGCTACCCTTCTCCGTGCCGGTCATGGGCCGTCGCACCAAGTTGCAGTTCCTGCATGATGCGGTGCGTAGCCGGGACGATCTGCTGTTCCGGGAATTGACGATCAAACTACAGCCGCAGAGCCCCGGGAACTTGGGCGCAGGCGAGGGTACTCAGCTGCTGGCGGTGGAGACGCAGGAGGACGCCGAGCGCACACAGGGCCGCGTGGATGCGGAGGCCGCGCGGCGCATCCAGGAGGCGCTGTGCTGCCTGCATGACGAGGGTGACTGCCTGTATGAGTACGTGCCCGACAACGTGGTGTCCATGCGGCGCATCGTCAACACGGTGCCCATCACCGTGCGCCtgttgcagcagcagcagcatcaacagCCCGACCGCGTGGGACCCACACCGCGCCACGCGGTGGCCTGGGTCGTCCTCGCTAACCAGTGGCCTTGTCGCCTCAGCTGGGTGCTGCAATGCCTGGAGGACCGGCAGCAGGCAGGGGGCGCGCCAGAGGGGCGCGCGCTTCTCTGGGACGTCTTCTGTGACAACAGTCGCGAGCtgcacaccatgaccaaggccttGCAGAACGTATTGGACCTGGATGGCGACCCCGAGCTTTTTGAGCGCTTTCTAGGCACTGATTTCCCCTTCACCGTGGCCGAGGCGCAGAGTTTGCTGCGCTGCACAGTCAACCTGGACCATTCCATCCGCCGCCGCATGGGCCTCATTAGGGCCGTCAGCGCGCTCAAGCCGCCCAGCCCACCCAAGTCCCCATCCCAGGACGGTCCGCAAGCCAGTTCCAGAGCCATTATCGCCGCAGGCACGTCCCATGCGGGCCAAGGATCAGGACACAGTAAAGAGGCACATCAGACCCGGGACCGGACCCATGGGGGCAAGCCAAGGCCGATGGCCTAA